Proteins from a single region of Felis catus isolate Fca126 chromosome B4, F.catus_Fca126_mat1.0, whole genome shotgun sequence:
- the C1RL gene encoding complement C1r subcomponent-like protein isoform X1 yields MSSSRCLVSEWGNYLWRSPHSTSCQGKMWWLLLWGVLQACPTQGSVLLAQQLPQQLTSPGYPEPYVKGQEISSDIEAPEGFAVRLVFQDFDLEPSQDCRQDSVTITASGMDPNRFCGQQGSPLGSPPGQREFVSPGNRLRLTFRAPASSQDRTTGLHRGFLALYQAVGVNHSRPSGGSEAISIAEDNSSKIQNHCQEPYYQAVPAGALPCTTQGLWKETQDREELPRCEPVCGRPLTPIAQNQEALGSSKAKLGNFPWQAFTSIYGRGGGALLGDRWILTAAHTIYPKDGVFPWKNRRVDVFLGHTSLDEMLRLGSHPVRRVVVHPDYRQNESHDFNGDIALLELQHSVPLGPSLLPVCLPDSETLYRSGVLGYVSGFGVERGWLTTELKYSRLPVAPRAACQAWLQERQRSEVFSDNMFCAGDEMRHQSVCQGDSGGVYVVWDERAHHWVATGIVSWGVGCGKGYGFYTKVLNYLDWIKGVMGGRTDPGGA; encoded by the exons ATGTCCAGTTCCAGATGCCTGGTCTCAGAGTGGGGAAATTACCTCTGGAGAAGCCCCCACTCCACAAGCTGCCAAGGCAAGAT GTGGTGGCTACTCCTCTGGGGAGTCCTCCAGGCttgccccacacagggctccgtGCTCTTGGCCCAGCAGCTACCCCAGCAGCTGACATCCCCCGGGTATCCAGAGCCATATGTCAAAGGCCAAGAGATCAGCAGCGACATCGAGGCTCCAGAGGGCTTCGCCGTGAGACTTGTCTTCCAGGACTTTGACCTGGAGCCGTCCCAGGACTGCAGGCAGGACTCTGTCACC ATCACAGCCAGTGGGATGGATCCGAACCGGTTCTGTGGGCAGCAGGGCTCCCCGCTGGGCAGCCCCCCTGGTCAGAGGGAGTTTGTGTCCCCAGGGAATCGATTGCGGCTGACTTTCCGAGCACCCGCCTCCTCTCAGGACAGGACTACTGGCCTCCACAGGGGCTTCCTGGCCCTCTACCAAGCTGTGG GGGTGAACCACAGTCGGCCCAGTGGGGGCTCTGAGGCCATCAGCATAGCTGAAGACAACTCCTCCAAGATCCAGAACCACTGCCAGGAGCCCTACTATCAGGCAGTGCCGGCAG GGGCACTCCCCTGCACAACCCAGGGCCtctggaaggagacacaggataGGGAGGAGCTTCCTCGCTGTGAACCTG TCTGTGGCCGGCCACTCACCCCCATCGCCCAGAACCAGGAGGCCCTCGGTTCCTCCAAAGCCAAGTTGGGCAACTTCCCCTGGCAAGCTTTCACCAGTATCTACGGCCGTGGAGGGGGGGCCCTGCTGGGCGACAGGTGGATCCTCACCGCCGCCCACACCATCTATCCCAAGGACGGCGTCTTTCCCTGGAAGAACCGGAGGGTGGATGTCTTCCTGGGCCACACAAGCCTAGACGAGATGCTGCGGCTGGGAAGTCACCCTGTGCGCCGTGTGGTCGTGCACCCCGACTACCGCCAGAACGAGTCCCACGACTTCAACGGGGACATTGCCCTCCTGGAGCTCCAACACAGCGTCCCCCTCGGGCCCAGCCTCCTCCCGGTCTGTCTGCCCGACAGTGAGACCCTCTACCGCAGCGGCGTGTTGGGCTATGTCAGTGGGTTCGGCGTGGAGAGGGGCTGGTTAACCACCGAGCTGAAGTACTCCAGGCTGCCCGTCGCCCCGAGGGCGGCCTGCCAGGCCTGGCTCCAAGAGAGGCAGAGGTCTGAGGTGTTTTCGGACAACATGTTCTGCGCTGGGGATGAGATGAGGCACCAGAGCGTCTGCCAGGGGGACAGTGGTGGCGTCTATGTGGTATGGGATGAGCGCGCCCATCACTGGGTGGCCACGGGCATCGTATCCTGGGGCGTCGGGTGCGGCAAGGGCTATGGCTTCTACACCAAAGTGCTCAACTACCTGGACTGGATCAAAGGAGTGATGGGGGGAAGGACTGACCCTGGGGGCGCTTGA
- the C1RL gene encoding complement C1r subcomponent-like protein isoform X2 produces MSSSRCLVSEWGNYLWRSPHSTSCQGKMWWLLLWGVLQACPTQGSVLLAQQLPQQLTSPGYPEPYVKGQEISSDIEAPEGFAVRLVFQDFDLEPSQDCRQDSVTVSCGVNHSRPSGGSEAISIAEDNSSKIQNHCQEPYYQAVPAGALPCTTQGLWKETQDREELPRCEPVCGRPLTPIAQNQEALGSSKAKLGNFPWQAFTSIYGRGGGALLGDRWILTAAHTIYPKDGVFPWKNRRVDVFLGHTSLDEMLRLGSHPVRRVVVHPDYRQNESHDFNGDIALLELQHSVPLGPSLLPVCLPDSETLYRSGVLGYVSGFGVERGWLTTELKYSRLPVAPRAACQAWLQERQRSEVFSDNMFCAGDEMRHQSVCQGDSGGVYVVWDERAHHWVATGIVSWGVGCGKGYGFYTKVLNYLDWIKGVMGGRTDPGGA; encoded by the exons ATGTCCAGTTCCAGATGCCTGGTCTCAGAGTGGGGAAATTACCTCTGGAGAAGCCCCCACTCCACAAGCTGCCAAGGCAAGAT GTGGTGGCTACTCCTCTGGGGAGTCCTCCAGGCttgccccacacagggctccgtGCTCTTGGCCCAGCAGCTACCCCAGCAGCTGACATCCCCCGGGTATCCAGAGCCATATGTCAAAGGCCAAGAGATCAGCAGCGACATCGAGGCTCCAGAGGGCTTCGCCGTGAGACTTGTCTTCCAGGACTTTGACCTGGAGCCGTCCCAGGACTGCAGGCAGGACTCTGTCACCGTGAGCTGTG GGGTGAACCACAGTCGGCCCAGTGGGGGCTCTGAGGCCATCAGCATAGCTGAAGACAACTCCTCCAAGATCCAGAACCACTGCCAGGAGCCCTACTATCAGGCAGTGCCGGCAG GGGCACTCCCCTGCACAACCCAGGGCCtctggaaggagacacaggataGGGAGGAGCTTCCTCGCTGTGAACCTG TCTGTGGCCGGCCACTCACCCCCATCGCCCAGAACCAGGAGGCCCTCGGTTCCTCCAAAGCCAAGTTGGGCAACTTCCCCTGGCAAGCTTTCACCAGTATCTACGGCCGTGGAGGGGGGGCCCTGCTGGGCGACAGGTGGATCCTCACCGCCGCCCACACCATCTATCCCAAGGACGGCGTCTTTCCCTGGAAGAACCGGAGGGTGGATGTCTTCCTGGGCCACACAAGCCTAGACGAGATGCTGCGGCTGGGAAGTCACCCTGTGCGCCGTGTGGTCGTGCACCCCGACTACCGCCAGAACGAGTCCCACGACTTCAACGGGGACATTGCCCTCCTGGAGCTCCAACACAGCGTCCCCCTCGGGCCCAGCCTCCTCCCGGTCTGTCTGCCCGACAGTGAGACCCTCTACCGCAGCGGCGTGTTGGGCTATGTCAGTGGGTTCGGCGTGGAGAGGGGCTGGTTAACCACCGAGCTGAAGTACTCCAGGCTGCCCGTCGCCCCGAGGGCGGCCTGCCAGGCCTGGCTCCAAGAGAGGCAGAGGTCTGAGGTGTTTTCGGACAACATGTTCTGCGCTGGGGATGAGATGAGGCACCAGAGCGTCTGCCAGGGGGACAGTGGTGGCGTCTATGTGGTATGGGATGAGCGCGCCCATCACTGGGTGGCCACGGGCATCGTATCCTGGGGCGTCGGGTGCGGCAAGGGCTATGGCTTCTACACCAAAGTGCTCAACTACCTGGACTGGATCAAAGGAGTGATGGGGGGAAGGACTGACCCTGGGGGCGCTTGA